From Cecembia calidifontis, one genomic window encodes:
- a CDS encoding YceI family protein translates to MKLLQKTGLFLAAVLMVVACGPGNNTVETGDAQEVAAGSGVTLTVDPSSSKINWTGYKPAGKHWGFIPVTEGEVMVEGDALTGARFVFDITGLKIEDMEESNENYPKLWGHLQSADFFDAANFPQAVFELTGVEPFSAGSIEDKDEFVTDFTPAKDSELAGNPTHWISGNLTMRGTTKNIKFPARVSVSNGTVTAKAGFNIDRTAWGLSYGDESNAVDKAKDQFIYNTVSVQFDIQAN, encoded by the coding sequence ATGAAATTATTGCAAAAAACTGGTTTGTTTCTAGCAGCAGTGTTAATGGTAGTTGCTTGTGGTCCTGGTAACAATACCGTTGAAACAGGCGATGCACAAGAAGTAGCAGCAGGTTCCGGTGTAACCTTGACTGTGGATCCTTCTTCGAGCAAAATCAACTGGACGGGTTATAAGCCAGCAGGCAAGCACTGGGGCTTCATACCTGTGACAGAAGGAGAAGTAATGGTAGAAGGCGATGCTTTGACAGGTGCAAGGTTTGTTTTTGACATTACAGGTCTAAAAATTGAGGATATGGAAGAAAGTAACGAAAACTATCCTAAGCTCTGGGGTCACTTGCAGTCTGCAGACTTCTTTGATGCCGCAAACTTTCCGCAGGCAGTTTTTGAATTGACAGGTGTTGAGCCTTTCTCTGCTGGTTCAATCGAAGACAAAGACGAGTTTGTTACTGACTTCACTCCAGCCAAAGATTCTGAGTTGGCAGGTAATCCAACGCACTGGATCTCCGGTAACCTGACTATGAGAGGCACTACCAAAAACATCAAATTCCCTGCAAGAGTGTCTGTTTCCAACGGAACTGTTACTGCCAAGGCAGGTTTCAATATCGACAGAACTGCCTGGGGCTTATCTTACGGGGACGAAAGCAATGCAGTAGACAAAGCAAAAGATCAGTTTATTTACAACACTGTAAGTGTTCAGTTTGATATTCAGGCAAACTAA
- a CDS encoding gamma carbonic anhydrase family protein, with protein sequence MALIKSVRGFEPEFGENCWLADNATIVGDVKMGKNCTVWFNAVVRGDVHEIRIGDDTNIQDGAVIHCTYQKAGTYIGSKVSIAHNAIVHGCTIHDNVLIGMGAIVMDNAIVHSGAVIAAGAVVLAGTVVEPNSIYSGMPAKKVKDTGPEMLEVIQRTARNYPMYAEWFKK encoded by the coding sequence ATGGCCTTAATAAAAAGTGTAAGAGGATTTGAGCCGGAGTTTGGAGAAAACTGCTGGCTGGCAGACAATGCCACTATTGTGGGGGATGTAAAAATGGGGAAAAACTGTACTGTTTGGTTCAATGCAGTGGTAAGGGGGGATGTACATGAGATCAGAATCGGTGATGACACCAATATTCAGGACGGAGCTGTAATTCATTGTACTTATCAAAAAGCCGGGACTTATATTGGCAGTAAAGTATCCATAGCCCACAATGCCATAGTTCATGGCTGTACTATCCATGATAATGTGCTGATAGGAATGGGCGCCATTGTGATGGACAATGCTATAGTTCATTCAGGAGCCGTAATTGCTGCAGGGGCAGTGGTGTTGGCCGGAACAGTTGTCGAACCAAACAGTATTTATTCTGGTATGCCCGCCAAGAAAGTGAAAGATACAGGCCCTGAGATGTTGGAAGTCATTCAAAGGACTGCCAGAAATTATCCAATGTATGCTGAATGGTTCAAAAAATGA
- a CDS encoding esterase family protein: MKEEYFKWYSPHLHRDVEMLVFGHRGYPVVLFPTSMGSFHENRDMGLVGSAHWFLEQGLVQIYCPESNDRNSFYNKHIHPHQRIQNHIAYDKMICHEIVERVRHNTGTGKVTVAGCSFGGYHAANFAFRHPGYVSHMFSMSGAFEIRNFMDGYKHDDIYYNSPLEFLPGLHDRELWNMDIVLGTSNWDICFDSNIRLSDVLEAKGIRHWLDVRRDKHHDWPVWREMFPHYLSRIKFN; the protein is encoded by the coding sequence ATGAAAGAAGAATATTTTAAGTGGTACTCTCCCCACCTCCACCGGGATGTAGAAATGCTGGTTTTTGGACATAGAGGATATCCTGTGGTCCTTTTCCCTACTTCCATGGGTTCTTTTCATGAAAATAGAGATATGGGTCTTGTCGGTTCCGCGCATTGGTTTTTGGAACAGGGGCTTGTTCAGATTTACTGTCCTGAAAGTAATGACCGAAACAGTTTTTACAACAAACATATCCACCCCCATCAGCGGATCCAAAACCACATTGCTTATGACAAAATGATTTGTCATGAAATTGTAGAAAGAGTCAGGCACAATACAGGCACCGGCAAAGTTACAGTAGCTGGATGTAGCTTTGGGGGCTACCATGCAGCCAATTTTGCCTTTCGGCATCCAGGTTATGTCAGCCACATGTTTTCCATGTCAGGTGCTTTCGAAATCCGGAACTTTATGGACGGGTACAAACATGATGACATTTATTATAATTCTCCGTTGGAGTTCCTCCCCGGTCTCCATGACAGAGAATTGTGGAATATGGATATCGTTTTGGGCACTTCCAACTGGGACATTTGCTTTGACTCCAATATTAGATTGAGCGATGTGCTAGAAGCCAAAGGAATCAGACACTGGCTGGATGTGAGAAGGGACAAGCATCATGACTGGCCGGTTTGGAGAGAAATGTTTCCTCATTATTTATCAAGAATCAAATTCAACTAA
- a CDS encoding ATP-grasp domain-containing protein: MKKIGILFGMEDTFPHAFVERVNEKKVSGIVAEPVLIDKVFQNSLTDYAVIIDRISQDVPFYRTYLKNAALTGTAVINNPFWWSADDKFFNNCLADQLGVPLPKTAILPSAEHPTDTTAKSFRNLKMPLDWQSIFNYVGFPAYMKPYAGGGWKNVYRLENKEEFFQKHRETGQLVMLLQEEIQFQDYFRVYCLGGKAVRIMEYEPRNPHHLRYVVNRPPAAKKLLAQVKDYTIRLCQGLGYDFNTVEFAVRDGIPYAIDFGNPAPDADVNSVGQENFDWVVEEAAKMAIAYAKSQKPGKINLTWGTFMKDAVSMAKRF; this comes from the coding sequence ATGAAAAAAATAGGAATTCTTTTTGGCATGGAAGACACTTTTCCCCATGCTTTTGTTGAAAGAGTCAATGAAAAAAAGGTTAGCGGAATAGTGGCCGAGCCCGTTTTGATAGACAAGGTATTTCAAAATAGCCTCACCGACTATGCAGTCATCATTGATAGGATTTCCCAAGACGTGCCTTTTTACAGAACTTACCTGAAGAATGCGGCACTTACAGGCACCGCGGTCATCAACAATCCCTTTTGGTGGAGTGCTGATGATAAATTTTTCAACAACTGTTTGGCAGATCAGCTTGGGGTCCCACTCCCAAAAACAGCCATACTTCCTTCAGCAGAACACCCTACCGATACCACCGCCAAATCTTTTAGAAACTTAAAAATGCCTTTAGACTGGCAGTCAATTTTTAATTATGTGGGCTTTCCTGCTTACATGAAACCTTATGCAGGAGGAGGTTGGAAAAACGTGTACCGTTTGGAAAACAAAGAAGAGTTTTTCCAAAAACACAGGGAAACAGGGCAATTGGTGATGCTGCTTCAGGAAGAAATCCAGTTTCAAGACTATTTCAGGGTATATTGCTTAGGGGGTAAGGCTGTAAGGATTATGGAATATGAGCCAAGAAACCCTCACCACTTGCGTTATGTAGTCAATAGACCTCCTGCTGCCAAAAAACTGCTGGCACAGGTAAAAGATTATACCATCCGGCTTTGCCAAGGCTTGGGTTATGATTTCAATACTGTTGAATTTGCAGTAAGAGATGGGATTCCCTATGCCATTGATTTTGGTAATCCTGCTCCGGATGCAGATGTCAATTCAGTAGGCCAGGAAAATTTTGATTGGGTGGTGGAAGAAGCAGCCAAAATGGCAATTGCTTATGCCAAATCCCAAAAGCCCGGAAAAATCAACCTTACTTGGGGTACTTTTATGAAAGATGCAGTCAGTATGGCCAAAAGATTTTAA
- a CDS encoding carboxylate-amine ligase yields the protein MRKLPVFTLGVEEEYQIIDPETRDLRSHMSKIVEGAKIFLKEQVKAEMHQSVVEVGTNICQSVADARKEVSFLRKKIVDLAAEQNLIVGAAGTHPFSKWQEQPITDDPRYHMIINELQDTARSNLIFGLHVHVGIENREIAMQIMNQACYFLPHIYALSTNSPFWEGRYTGFKAYRAHVFAKFPRTGLPEYFDSVQAYDNFLDTLVKTNCIDNPKKIWWDLRMHPFFSTIEFRICDMCLTVDETICIVALIQAVVAKLYKMHLMNTSFNIYRIALIRENKFRAARYGTDGLMIDFGQKKEVEYKALMLELLEFIDDVVDELGSRDDINYIHKILADGTGADRQLNVYNETQDLKKVVDFIVGEFTKGL from the coding sequence ATGAGAAAATTACCGGTTTTTACTCTTGGAGTTGAGGAAGAGTATCAGATCATTGACCCTGAGACCAGAGATTTGAGGTCCCACATGTCAAAAATTGTGGAAGGGGCTAAAATATTTTTGAAAGAACAGGTAAAGGCAGAAATGCATCAATCTGTGGTAGAAGTGGGCACCAACATTTGCCAAAGCGTAGCAGATGCCAGAAAAGAAGTGTCCTTTTTGCGGAAAAAAATTGTGGATCTTGCCGCAGAACAAAACCTGATTGTAGGAGCTGCCGGGACACATCCATTTTCAAAATGGCAGGAGCAGCCTATCACAGATGACCCAAGGTACCACATGATCATCAATGAACTCCAGGACACCGCAAGGTCGAATTTGATTTTTGGGCTTCACGTGCATGTTGGTATTGAAAATCGGGAAATAGCCATGCAGATTATGAATCAGGCTTGTTATTTCCTGCCCCATATATATGCTTTGTCCACCAATTCTCCTTTCTGGGAAGGGAGGTACACGGGTTTCAAAGCCTACAGGGCCCACGTTTTTGCAAAATTCCCAAGAACAGGTTTGCCGGAATATTTCGATTCCGTGCAGGCATATGACAATTTTCTCGACACCTTGGTCAAAACCAATTGTATTGACAATCCAAAAAAGATATGGTGGGACCTGAGGATGCATCCTTTTTTCAGCACCATAGAATTCAGGATCTGCGACATGTGCCTAACTGTAGATGAGACCATCTGTATCGTGGCTTTGATACAAGCAGTAGTGGCAAAATTGTACAAAATGCACCTGATGAATACCAGTTTCAACATCTACAGGATTGCATTGATCAGGGAAAATAAATTCAGGGCTGCCAGATATGGTACTGATGGATTGATGATTGATTTTGGGCAAAAAAAAGAAGTGGAGTATAAAGCCCTGATGTTAGAACTGTTGGAGTTTATAGACGATGTAGTGGACGAACTGGGAAGCAGAGATGACATCAACTACATCCATAAAATATTGGCAGATGGAACTGGCGCAGACAGGCAACTCAACGTCTACAATGAAACCCAAGATCTGAAAAAGGTTGTAGATTTCATAGTGGGTGAATTTACAAAGGGACTCTAG
- a CDS encoding type 1 glutamine amidotransferase, with product MQEKIKVALLDMYNGKPNQGMRCIHDIVGRFPNDLSLDVFDVRQKHELPNFEDYNLFISSGGPGNPLEGDGIWDVKFGQLLDDIYNWNQSHPKKKYMLFICHSFQMAVKHFGLAEVNKRKSTSFGVLTVHKTEEGMQDPLFEGLDNPFWAIDSRDYQVVKPHFKKFKEMDAKIIALEKLRNHVEYERAIMGVRFSDELVGTQFHPEADPVGFFNHLKKHEVREEIIALKGKAKYLFMLEHVVEEHTIYKTNETLIPNFLRRSIQKIREQESILI from the coding sequence ATGCAAGAAAAAATCAAGGTTGCTTTGTTGGACATGTACAATGGAAAGCCCAATCAGGGCATGCGCTGTATTCATGATATTGTGGGGAGATTTCCGAATGACCTAAGCCTTGATGTTTTCGATGTCAGGCAAAAACATGAATTGCCCAATTTCGAGGATTATAATTTGTTTATTTCCTCCGGGGGACCTGGAAATCCATTGGAGGGGGACGGTATTTGGGATGTGAAATTCGGTCAGCTCCTGGATGATATTTACAATTGGAACCAAAGTCATCCCAAAAAAAAATACATGCTTTTCATTTGCCATTCTTTCCAAATGGCCGTAAAGCATTTTGGTTTGGCAGAAGTCAATAAAAGGAAATCCACTTCTTTTGGGGTTTTGACCGTCCACAAGACTGAAGAAGGAATGCAGGATCCCTTGTTCGAAGGCTTGGACAATCCTTTCTGGGCTATTGATTCGAGAGATTATCAGGTAGTCAAACCCCATTTCAAAAAGTTTAAGGAAATGGATGCAAAGATTATCGCTCTCGAAAAATTGAGAAACCATGTAGAATATGAGCGGGCAATCATGGGAGTTCGATTTTCCGATGAATTGGTGGGAACCCAATTCCATCCAGAAGCAGATCCTGTAGGTTTCTTCAACCATCTAAAAAAACATGAGGTAAGAGAAGAAATCATTGCTTTAAAAGGGAAGGCCAAGTACCTATTCATGCTCGAACACGTGGTAGAAGAGCATACCATTTATAAGACCAATGAAACCCTTATCCCTAATTTTCTCAGAAGGTCCATACAAAAAATAAGGGAACAGGAAAGTATACTTATATGA
- the fsa gene encoding fructose-6-phosphate aldolase has translation MKFFIDTANLSEIKEAYDLGVLDGVTTNPSLMAKEGISGEDNVRAHYKAICDIVDDNVSAEVIATDFEGMIREGKELAKIDDKIVVKIPMIKDGVKAIKYFSSEGIRTNCTLIFGPGQAILAAKAGATYVSPFVGRLDDISYDGIALIEQIVNIYENYGFATQVLAASIRHTMHLIRCAEIGADVATCPLKVITGLLNHPLTDSGLAQFLADHAKAAGK, from the coding sequence ATGAAATTCTTTATCGATACCGCCAACCTAAGTGAAATAAAGGAAGCTTACGATCTTGGTGTATTGGATGGTGTAACCACCAATCCTTCCCTAATGGCCAAAGAAGGCATCAGCGGAGAAGACAATGTCAGAGCACATTACAAAGCCATTTGCGACATTGTAGATGATAATGTTAGTGCAGAAGTTATTGCCACTGATTTTGAAGGAATGATCAGGGAGGGCAAAGAACTTGCAAAGATTGATGACAAAATTGTTGTTAAAATCCCAATGATAAAAGATGGTGTAAAAGCCATCAAATACTTCAGCAGTGAGGGTATCAGGACCAACTGCACCCTCATCTTTGGACCCGGACAGGCCATTTTGGCTGCAAAAGCAGGTGCTACTTATGTTTCTCCTTTTGTAGGCCGCTTAGATGATATTTCTTATGACGGCATTGCCCTGATTGAGCAGATTGTGAATATTTATGAAAATTATGGCTTTGCCACACAGGTATTGGCTGCATCTATCAGACATACCATGCACCTGATCAGATGTGCTGAAATCGGTGCTGATGTAGCTACTTGTCCGCTAAAAGTCATCACTGGTTTATTGAACCATCCATTGACTGATAGTGGTCTTGCCCAGTTTTTGGCAGACCATGCCAAGGCAGCAGGAAAGTAA
- a CDS encoding fructose-6-phosphate aldolase, translating to MYIIKVKGKAKIPDYIQIRDENFVLVAYFRADRPMKNLEKFGLEGKEDALEALINEMPFGKLQKLEL from the coding sequence ATGTACATTATCAAAGTAAAAGGCAAAGCCAAAATACCTGATTATATACAGATCAGGGACGAGAATTTCGTTTTAGTAGCCTACTTCAGGGCAGACCGTCCCATGAAAAACCTTGAAAAGTTTGGGTTAGAGGGAAAAGAAGATGCTTTGGAAGCATTGATCAATGAAATGCCATTTGGAAAACTTCAAAAATTGGAACTTTAA
- a CDS encoding cell division ATP-binding protein FtsE has translation MVFTSEPIIHIEKACIFQGLDAILQDVDFTIEKDEFVFLIGRTGSGKSSLLKTLYADLPLKMGKGKIVGFELEKIKKKDIPYLRRKLGIVFQDFQLFHDRSVAENLFFVMKATGWKDKAKMKNRMIEVLLKVGLADASSKMPHQLSGGEQQRVVIARALINQPAILLADEPTGNLDPDVADGIFKLFQEINKEGTAVLMATHNHDLLRKYPYRVLKCEKGKLLDSKTSDISIDTSYY, from the coding sequence ATGGTTTTTACGAGCGAGCCCATCATCCATATAGAGAAAGCCTGTATTTTTCAGGGCCTTGATGCTATTCTTCAGGATGTTGATTTCACTATTGAAAAAGACGAGTTTGTTTTTTTGATCGGGAGAACAGGCAGTGGAAAAAGTTCCTTACTCAAAACCTTATATGCGGACCTCCCCCTGAAAATGGGAAAAGGCAAAATTGTTGGCTTTGAACTGGAAAAAATCAAAAAGAAGGATATCCCCTACCTCAGAAGAAAACTGGGGATAGTCTTCCAGGATTTCCAACTTTTTCACGATAGGTCTGTTGCTGAAAACCTGTTTTTTGTCATGAAGGCTACTGGCTGGAAAGACAAGGCCAAAATGAAAAACCGTATGATTGAGGTACTCTTAAAAGTCGGGCTGGCAGACGCTTCTTCCAAGATGCCGCACCAGCTTTCTGGAGGGGAACAACAAAGGGTAGTAATCGCAAGGGCTTTGATCAACCAACCGGCTATTCTATTAGCAGACGAACCCACTGGAAATCTTGATCCGGATGTGGCGGATGGAATCTTTAAACTTTTTCAGGAAATCAACAAAGAGGGTACTGCAGTGTTGATGGCGACACATAACCATGACCTCTTAAGAAAATATCCCTACAGGGTCCTGAAATGTGAAAAGGGAAAACTACTCGATAGTAAAACCTCAGACATAAGTATAGACACCTCTTACTACTAA
- a CDS encoding S41 family peptidase: MKTYLRKNLAGLSLAVLLVFGLGACQDKEDQPDPNASPNVAINEWIKDVMDEVYYWLEDMRTPLAKNSDPEDYFESLLNRPTDRFSDIFPDYQELMNSLQGVNREAGYEILLARESNQNENVLAFVVYTKKGSPAQSAGLLRGDIITQINGQTMTLSNYQSLLRQRSENHTVNFFRFDPSTSTYRPQPQISLQTLSLAENPNFLDTIYTVNNQKIGYVVYHFFAPGVDGDNRYDNQMDEIFGRFKAEGINHLILDFRYNGGGFVGSAVNLASLIAPNVTSQDIFSRTKYNSFLSQFQQIRDLEIRRFNTKVQNLGNTLEGNRVHIITSGRTASASELIINGLKPYMNVFLIGGRTVGKNVGSIAFEDEGNPNNKYGILPIVTMIFNKDGNSDYTNGFTPNIEANELSQQVLLPLGDRNEYLLSLAIQQITGVGARVNLVERTEIGSSFENKSRFGQIIEDKIQIKNSH; the protein is encoded by the coding sequence ATGAAAACATATTTAAGAAAAAATCTTGCAGGACTTTCTTTGGCAGTGTTGTTGGTTTTTGGATTAGGGGCTTGCCAGGATAAAGAGGACCAGCCAGATCCCAACGCCTCCCCTAATGTGGCCATCAATGAATGGATCAAGGATGTAATGGATGAAGTGTATTATTGGCTGGAGGACATGCGTACCCCATTAGCTAAAAACTCAGATCCTGAAGATTATTTTGAATCCTTATTAAATAGGCCAACAGATCGCTTTTCAGACATATTCCCTGATTATCAGGAATTAATGAACAGCCTTCAGGGTGTCAATAGAGAAGCAGGATATGAAATTCTTTTGGCAAGAGAAAGCAACCAGAATGAAAATGTTCTCGCCTTTGTGGTATATACAAAAAAAGGCAGTCCGGCACAGTCTGCAGGTTTATTGAGAGGAGACATCATCACCCAGATCAATGGTCAGACCATGACCCTCAGCAACTACCAAAGCCTCTTGAGACAAAGATCTGAAAACCATACCGTAAACTTCTTCCGTTTTGACCCTTCTACTAGCACCTATCGTCCCCAGCCCCAAATTTCACTACAGACACTTAGCCTCGCGGAAAACCCCAATTTCCTTGATACCATCTACACCGTCAATAACCAGAAAATCGGTTATGTAGTCTACCATTTTTTTGCTCCAGGAGTTGACGGGGACAACAGATATGATAACCAGATGGATGAGATTTTTGGAAGATTTAAGGCTGAAGGCATCAACCACCTTATATTGGATTTTAGGTATAATGGAGGAGGATTCGTTGGCAGTGCGGTGAATTTGGCTAGTCTCATTGCTCCCAATGTTACCTCTCAGGATATCTTTTCCAGAACCAAGTACAACAGTTTCCTTTCTCAGTTCCAACAAATCCGGGATTTGGAAATCAGGAGATTCAATACCAAAGTCCAGAATTTGGGAAACACCTTAGAGGGTAACCGGGTACATATCATCACCTCAGGCAGAACAGCTTCTGCCAGTGAACTGATTATCAATGGACTTAAACCTTACATGAATGTATTTTTGATCGGAGGAAGGACAGTCGGGAAAAATGTGGGCTCCATAGCATTTGAAGATGAGGGCAACCCTAATAACAAATATGGCATTTTGCCGATCGTTACCATGATCTTTAATAAAGACGGGAACTCGGATTATACCAATGGATTTACCCCTAATATAGAGGCGAATGAACTTTCACAACAGGTGCTGCTACCCTTAGGTGACCGAAATGAATACCTTCTAAGTCTTGCTATCCAACAAATCACAGGGGTAGGTGCAAGGGTTAACCTGGTGGAGAGAACCGAAATAGGGAGTTCATTTGAAAACAAAAGCAGATTTGGACAAATCATTGAGGATAAAATCCAAATCAAAAATTCCCACTAA
- the miaB gene encoding tRNA (N6-isopentenyl adenosine(37)-C2)-methylthiotransferase MiaB, with amino-acid sequence MENFIKDIDIIAPEEAQACDFKTTEEENTGKSKKLYIESYGCQMNFSDSEIVASIMKDNGFDTTSDFEQADVIFLNTCSIREKAEQTVRNRLNHFNAVKKSKPELTIGVLGCMAERLKDKLLEEEKIVDIVVGPDAYRDLPNLVSSAEEGNKGVNTFLSREETYADISPVRLNSNGVTAFISIMRGCDNMCSFCVVPFTRGRERSRDPYSIVNEAKELFEKGYREVTLLGQNVDSYKWSPEENNKARLNKKEEEVSQVVNFANLLEMVALVNPKLRVRFSTSHPKDITDEVLYTMKKYDNICKYIHLPVQSGNSRILELMNRTYDRAWYLDRVRAIREILGEECGISSDMIAGFCTETEEEHQDTLTLMDIVKYDFSYMFFYSERPGTLAAKKYEDDIPLEVKKRRLAEIIEKQTALSLERNKLDVGKVQEILIEGTSKRSDDQLKGRNSANKVVIIPNDGSLKKGDYVHVRILDCSAATLFGEVVA; translated from the coding sequence ATGGAAAATTTCATCAAGGACATAGACATCATCGCACCGGAAGAGGCACAGGCATGCGATTTCAAAACGACAGAAGAGGAGAATACTGGCAAATCCAAAAAATTATACATCGAATCCTATGGTTGCCAAATGAATTTCTCGGATTCAGAAATTGTGGCTTCTATCATGAAGGACAATGGGTTCGACACCACTTCTGACTTTGAGCAGGCTGATGTGATCTTTCTGAATACTTGCTCTATCCGGGAAAAAGCAGAACAGACAGTCAGAAACAGGCTTAACCATTTCAATGCTGTCAAAAAATCAAAGCCCGAACTTACAATCGGAGTCTTAGGCTGCATGGCAGAGCGTTTGAAGGATAAATTGCTTGAAGAGGAGAAAATTGTGGATATCGTAGTAGGTCCTGATGCTTACAGGGACCTTCCCAATCTGGTATCTTCTGCAGAAGAAGGCAATAAAGGTGTGAATACATTCCTTTCAAGAGAAGAAACTTATGCTGATATTTCCCCTGTTAGATTGAATTCCAATGGAGTGACCGCCTTTATTTCCATCATGAGAGGCTGTGACAACATGTGTTCATTCTGCGTGGTTCCTTTTACAAGAGGAAGGGAAAGAAGCCGCGATCCCTATTCCATTGTCAATGAAGCAAAGGAACTTTTCGAAAAAGGTTACCGTGAGGTAACACTTTTGGGCCAAAACGTAGATTCCTATAAGTGGTCACCAGAAGAAAACAATAAGGCAAGGTTGAACAAAAAAGAAGAAGAGGTGTCTCAGGTTGTCAATTTCGCCAACCTACTTGAAATGGTGGCACTGGTAAATCCGAAATTGAGGGTAAGGTTTTCAACCTCGCATCCCAAGGACATCACCGATGAGGTCCTTTATACCATGAAAAAATACGACAATATCTGCAAATACATTCACCTGCCCGTTCAGAGTGGAAACTCAAGGATTTTGGAGTTGATGAACAGGACATATGATAGAGCTTGGTATCTTGACCGGGTAAGGGCCATCAGGGAGATTTTGGGAGAAGAATGTGGGATTTCTTCAGATATGATAGCCGGATTCTGCACCGAAACGGAAGAGGAGCATCAGGATACCTTGACCTTGATGGACATTGTGAAATATGATTTTTCATACATGTTCTTCTATTCTGAAAGACCGGGCACACTTGCTGCCAAAAAATATGAAGACGATATTCCTTTGGAAGTGAAAAAGAGGAGATTGGCGGAAATCATAGAAAAGCAGACCGCACTATCCTTAGAAAGGAATAAATTAGATGTTGGCAAGGTACAGGAAATCCTTATTGAGGGCACTTCAAAAAGATCTGATGACCAGCTAAAAGGAAGAAATTCCGCCAATAAAGTGGTGATTATTCCAAATGACGGAAGCCTAAAGAAAGGGGATTATGTCCATGTAAGGATATTGGATTGTTCTGCAGCTACGCTTTTTGGGGAGGTTGTAGCTTAA
- a CDS encoding sigma-54 interaction domain-containing protein, which yields MYSASEIQSVKQRFGIIGNSPLLNHAISVAMQAAPTDMTVLITGESGSGKESFSKIIHALSTRKHGKFIAINCGAIPEGTIDSELFGHEKGSFTGAHEARKGYFEVTDGGSIFLDEIGEMPLGTQARLLRVLENGEFIKVGSSKVQKTNVRVIAATNVNLIKAVEKGKFREDLYYRLNTVPIYVPPLRERGEDVILLFRKFTTDFSEKYKVKPITLTEDAKKLLMQFPFPGNIRQLKNIAEQVSLLEQEREVDAATLSKYLPSEQTRLPAIFAGSGGGESTDFTERELLYKVLFDMKKDMTELKKLVLETYQSGGLNASIINKHQTLFEDLETPIPFEQHTAPVQTSNVPIVLDAQKTQDKDDVYEDEAIEDIIHEEDDNSLSLEKKEKEMILKALRKHNNKRKYAASDLGISERTLYRKIKQYGID from the coding sequence ATGTATTCAGCATCAGAAATCCAAAGTGTAAAACAGCGCTTCGGCATAATCGGCAATAGCCCATTGCTCAATCATGCCATTTCAGTGGCCATGCAGGCCGCACCCACGGACATGACCGTTCTCATAACCGGGGAAAGCGGTAGCGGGAAAGAATCTTTTTCCAAGATCATCCACGCTCTTAGCACCAGAAAGCATGGTAAATTCATCGCTATCAACTGTGGGGCTATTCCAGAGGGGACAATTGACTCGGAATTATTTGGTCATGAAAAGGGATCATTTACAGGAGCCCATGAAGCAAGAAAGGGCTATTTTGAGGTAACCGACGGTGGATCTATATTTTTGGACGAAATTGGAGAAATGCCATTAGGAACCCAGGCAAGATTGTTGAGGGTACTGGAAAATGGGGAGTTCATTAAGGTAGGTTCTTCCAAAGTACAAAAAACCAATGTCCGGGTCATCGCTGCTACCAATGTGAACCTGATTAAGGCGGTAGAAAAAGGTAAATTCAGGGAAGATTTATATTATCGTTTAAATACTGTTCCGATTTATGTTCCTCCTTTAAGAGAGCGTGGGGAAGACGTAATTTTGCTATTTAGAAAATTCACCACTGATTTTTCTGAAAAATATAAAGTGAAACCCATCACCTTGACAGAGGATGCCAAAAAACTCCTGATGCAGTTTCCATTTCCCGGAAATATTCGCCAGCTCAAAAACATCGCAGAGCAGGTTTCGTTATTGGAACAGGAACGGGAGGTTGATGCTGCTACCCTATCTAAATACTTGCCTTCAGAACAGACAAGACTTCCGGCAATATTTGCAGGTTCAGGTGGAGGAGAGTCCACAGACTTTACAGAAAGGGAATTACTCTATAAAGTCCTTTTTGACATGAAAAAAGATATGACTGAGTTGAAAAAACTAGTTCTTGAAACCTATCAGTCAGGCGGTCTGAATGCCAGTATCATCAACAAGCACCAAACGCTTTTTGAAGATCTTGAAACACCTATTCCCTTTGAACAGCATACCGCTCCGGTACAGACTTCCAATGTGCCAATCGTATTAGATGCACAAAAAACACAGGACAAGGATGATGTGTATGAGGATGAAGCCATTGAGGATATCATCCATGAGGAAGATGACAATTCGCTTTCTCTGGAGAAAAAGGAAAAAGAAATGATCCTAAAGGCACTTAGGAAGCATAATAACAAAAGAAAATATGCGGCAAGTGACCTGGGCATATCAGAAAGGACGCTTTACAGAAAAATCAAGCAGTATGGCATCGATTAA